One Gadus morhua chromosome 1, gadMor3.0, whole genome shotgun sequence DNA segment encodes these proteins:
- the LOC115542031 gene encoding transketolase isoform X2, whose amino-acid sequence MRCVVVTLTCVFLALSPPGEGCRSGEYEPAPGMCCPLCDKEQGLGTQRECSRVRDSACSVLDGFYCQASNQESGCSLAEMHTRCTAGQTAAEPELPTCSRRNQDHGHGLRGLRDRVLLSRWNKLYSMEHRPRHPVIPSSRHRSQMEDYHKPDQQTVQALANIATRLRINSIKATTAAGSGHPTSCSSVAEIMSVLFFNTMKYRPEDPKNIHNDRFVLSKGHAAPILYAVWAETGYLKESELLNLRKVDSILEGHPVPKQQFVDVATGSLGQGLGAACGMAYTGKYFDKASYRVFCLLGDGEMSEGSVWEAMSFASYYQLDNLVAVLDINRLGQSDPTPLQHHTEKYQRRCEAFGWQAVVVDGHSVEELCKVLNQPRHQPLAIIAKTIKGKGISVAEDKLGWHGKPLPREVADGVLKELQSRIVSCSKRLYPAAPCEDAPAVSLRNVRMPSAPSYKLGEKVATRKAYGMALAKLGRYNQHVIALDGDTKNSTFAELFKNEHPDRYVECYIAEQNMVSVAVGCAARDRSVVFASTFATFFTRAYDQLRMAAISESNVNLCGSHCGVSIGEDGPSQMGLEDLAMFRAIPTATVFYPSDAVSTEKAMELAANTKGLCYIRTSRPENSVIYNSSEDFHVGQAKVVNKTNDDHVTVIGAGVTLHEAMAAAEQLKKERINVRVIDPFTIKPLDSKTIIDNAKATRGRIITVEDHYYEGGLGEAVCAAVVNETGFSVHRMAVAQVPRSGKPQELLRLFGIDRDAIAQAVRKVLSTSANNK is encoded by the exons ATGCGATGCGTCGTTGTGACCCTGACCTGCGTCTTCCTGG CCCTCAGCCCTCCTGGAGAAGGCTGTCGTTCTGGGGAGTATGAGCCCGCTCCTGGGATGTGCTGCCCACTGTGCGATAAAG AACAAGGTCTGGGGACACAACGGGAGTGCTCCAGAGTGCGGGACTCAGCATGCAGCGTATTGGATGGCTTCTACTGCCAAGCGTCCAATCAGGAGTCAGGCTGCTCCCTGGCTGAGATGCACACTCGGTGCACAGCTGGCCAGACGGCGGCGGAGcctg AACTCCCAACGTGTTCTCGTAGGAACCAGGACCACGGACACGGTCTGCGAGGATTGCGAGACCGGGTTTTACTCTCCAGATGGAACAAACTGTACAGCATGGAACAT AGACCTCGTCATCCCGTCATCCCGTCATCCCGTCACCGCTCACAGATGGAGGACTACCACAAACCCGACCAGCAGACGGTGCAGGCGCTCGCCAACATCGCCACCCGGCTGCGGATCAACTCCATCAAGGCGACCACAGCGGCGGGAAGCGG TCACCCCACGTCATGCAGCAGTGTGGCGGAGATCATGTCGGTGCTGTTCTTCAACACCATGAAGTACCGCCCTGAAGACCCCAAGAACATCCACAACGACCGCTTCGTGCTgtccaag GGTCACGCCGCCCCCATCCTGTACGCGGTGTGGGCGGAGACGGGGTACCTGAAGGAGAGCGAGCTCCTGAACCTGAGGAAGGTGGACTCCATCCTGGAGGGACACCCCGTGCCG AAGCAGCAGTTTGTGGACGTTGCAACAGGATCTCTGGGTCAGGGGCTCGGAGCGGCTTGTGGAATGGCCTACACTGGGAAGTACTTCGACAAggccag ctaCCGTGTGTTCTGCCTGCTGGGCGACGGGGAGATGTCCGAGGGCTCCGTGTGGGAGGCCATGTCCTTCGCCTCGTACTACCAGCTGGACAACCTGGTGGCCGTCCTGGACATCAACCGGCTGGGCCAGAGCGACCCCACGCCCCTGCAGCACCACACGGAGAAGTACCAGCGCCGCTGCGAGGCCTtcgg GTGGCAGGCGGTGGTTGTCGACGGTCACAGCGTGGAGGAGCTCTGCAAGGTGCTGAACCAGCCGCGCCACCAGCCCCTCGCCATCATCGCCAAGACCATCAAGGGAAAGGGCATCTCCG tggcggaGGATAAGCTGGGCTGGCACGGGAAGCCCCTCCCCCGGGAGGTGGCGGACggcgtgctgaaggagctgcagAGCCGCATCGTGAGCTGCAGCAAGCGGCTCTACCCCGCGGCGCCCTGCGAGGACGCCCCCGCCGTCAGCCTGCGCAACGTCCGCATGCCCAGCGCACCCAGCTACAAGCTGGGGGAGaag GTCGCGACCAGGAAGGCGTACGGGATGGCGCTGGCCAAGCTGGGCCGCTACAACCAGCACGTCATCGCTCTGGACGGGGACACCAAGAACTCCACCTTCGCCGAGCTCTTCAAGAACGAGCACCCCGACCGCTACGTCGAGTGCTACATCGCCGAGCAGAACATG GTCAGCGTTGCCGTGGGCTGCGCCGCCCGTGACCGCAGCGTGGTGTTCGCCTCTACCTTCGCCACCTTCTTCACGCGGGCGTACGACCAGCTGCGCATGGCGGCCATCTCCGAGAGCAACGTCAACCTGTGTGGCTCGCACTGCGGCGTCTCCATCG GAGAGGACGGGCCCTCCCAGATGGGTCTGGAGGACCTGGCCATGTTCAGAGCCATCCCCACGGCAACGGTGTTCTACCCTAGCGACGCCGTGTCCACGGAGAAGGCCATGGAGCTCGCTGCCAACACAAAG GGCCTCTGTTACATCCGGACCAGCCGCCCCGAGAACAGCGTCATCTACAACAGCAGCGAGGACTTCCACGTCGGACAGGCCAAG GTCGTCAACAAGACCAACGATGACCACGTGACTGTGATCGGAGCGGGAGTGACCCTTCATGAGGCAATGGCCGCCGCAGAGCAACTgaagaaag AGAGGATCAACGTCCGTGTGATCGACCCGTTCACCATCAAGCCCCTGGACTCCAAGACCATCATCGACAACGCCAAGGCCACGCGAGGCCGCATCATCACCGTGGAGGACCACTACTACGAAG GGGGCCTCGGCGAGGCGGTGTGCGCGGCGGTGGTCAACGAGACGGGCTTCAGCGTGCACCGCATGGCCGTGGCCCAGGTGCCGCGCAGCGGGAAGCCCCAGGAGCTGCTGCGGCTCTTCGGCATCGACCGCGACGCCATCGCCCAGGCCGTCCGGAAGGTTCTCAGCACCTCCGCCAACAAcaagtag
- the LOC115542031 gene encoding transketolase isoform X4: MRCVVVTLTCVFLALSPPGEGCRSGEYEPAPGMCCPLCDKGSVVLRDCTDESSTNCRPCESGTYMDADNGRSQCMSCRPCIAEQGLGTQRECSRVRDSACSVLDGFYCQASNQESGCSLAEMHTRCTAGQTAAEPELPTCSRRNQDHGHGLRGLRDRVLLSRWNKLYSMEHRPRHPVIPSSRHRSQMEDYHKPDQQTVQALANIATRLRINSIKATTAAGSGHPTSCSSVAEIMSVLFFNTMKYRPEDPKNIHNDRFVLSKGHAAPILYAVWAETGYLKESELLNLRKVDSILEGHPVPKQQFVDVATGSLGQGLGAACGMAYTGKYFDKASYRVFCLLGDGEMSEGSVWEAMSFASYYQLDNLVAVLDINRLGQSDPTPLQHHTEKYQRRCEAFGWQAVVVDGHSVEELCKVLNQPRHQPLAIIAKTIKGKGISVAEDKLGWHGKPLPREVADGVLKELQSRIVSCSKRLYPAAPCEDAPAVSLRNVRMPSAPSYKLGEKVATRKAYGMALAKLGRYNQHVIALDGDTKNSTFAELFKNEHPDRYVECYIAEQNMVSVAVGCAARDRSVVFASTFATFFTRAYDQLRMAAISESNVNLCGSHCGVSIVTSSVLRPPSRPVSALRSPSSSPSLPPFLCDLEVDLGRPDPSSLPPLPPPTPPPPPQVHSMTTHASPPHFINVSHFGHETDSPGPRL, encoded by the exons ATGCGATGCGTCGTTGTGACCCTGACCTGCGTCTTCCTGG CCCTCAGCCCTCCTGGAGAAGGCTGTCGTTCTGGGGAGTATGAGCCCGCTCCTGGGATGTGCTGCCCACTGTGCGATAAAG GGAGTGTTGTGCTGCGAGACTGCACCGACGAGTCGAGTACCAACTGCAGGCCGTGTGAGAGTGGCACCTACATGGACGCAGACAACGGACGCAGCCAGTGTATGAGCTGTCGACCCTGTATCGCAG AACAAGGTCTGGGGACACAACGGGAGTGCTCCAGAGTGCGGGACTCAGCATGCAGCGTATTGGATGGCTTCTACTGCCAAGCGTCCAATCAGGAGTCAGGCTGCTCCCTGGCTGAGATGCACACTCGGTGCACAGCTGGCCAGACGGCGGCGGAGcctg AACTCCCAACGTGTTCTCGTAGGAACCAGGACCACGGACACGGTCTGCGAGGATTGCGAGACCGGGTTTTACTCTCCAGATGGAACAAACTGTACAGCATGGAACAT AGACCTCGTCATCCCGTCATCCCGTCATCCCGTCACCGCTCACAGATGGAGGACTACCACAAACCCGACCAGCAGACGGTGCAGGCGCTCGCCAACATCGCCACCCGGCTGCGGATCAACTCCATCAAGGCGACCACAGCGGCGGGAAGCGG TCACCCCACGTCATGCAGCAGTGTGGCGGAGATCATGTCGGTGCTGTTCTTCAACACCATGAAGTACCGCCCTGAAGACCCCAAGAACATCCACAACGACCGCTTCGTGCTgtccaag GGTCACGCCGCCCCCATCCTGTACGCGGTGTGGGCGGAGACGGGGTACCTGAAGGAGAGCGAGCTCCTGAACCTGAGGAAGGTGGACTCCATCCTGGAGGGACACCCCGTGCCG AAGCAGCAGTTTGTGGACGTTGCAACAGGATCTCTGGGTCAGGGGCTCGGAGCGGCTTGTGGAATGGCCTACACTGGGAAGTACTTCGACAAggccag ctaCCGTGTGTTCTGCCTGCTGGGCGACGGGGAGATGTCCGAGGGCTCCGTGTGGGAGGCCATGTCCTTCGCCTCGTACTACCAGCTGGACAACCTGGTGGCCGTCCTGGACATCAACCGGCTGGGCCAGAGCGACCCCACGCCCCTGCAGCACCACACGGAGAAGTACCAGCGCCGCTGCGAGGCCTtcgg GTGGCAGGCGGTGGTTGTCGACGGTCACAGCGTGGAGGAGCTCTGCAAGGTGCTGAACCAGCCGCGCCACCAGCCCCTCGCCATCATCGCCAAGACCATCAAGGGAAAGGGCATCTCCG tggcggaGGATAAGCTGGGCTGGCACGGGAAGCCCCTCCCCCGGGAGGTGGCGGACggcgtgctgaaggagctgcagAGCCGCATCGTGAGCTGCAGCAAGCGGCTCTACCCCGCGGCGCCCTGCGAGGACGCCCCCGCCGTCAGCCTGCGCAACGTCCGCATGCCCAGCGCACCCAGCTACAAGCTGGGGGAGaag GTCGCGACCAGGAAGGCGTACGGGATGGCGCTGGCCAAGCTGGGCCGCTACAACCAGCACGTCATCGCTCTGGACGGGGACACCAAGAACTCCACCTTCGCCGAGCTCTTCAAGAACGAGCACCCCGACCGCTACGTCGAGTGCTACATCGCCGAGCAGAACATG GTCAGCGTTGCCGTGGGCTGCGCCGCCCGTGACCGCAGCGTGGTGTTCGCCTCTACCTTCGCCACCTTCTTCACGCGGGCGTACGACCAGCTGCGCATGGCGGCCATCTCCGAGAGCAACGTCAACCTGTGTGGCTCGCACTGCGGCGTCTCCATCG TCACTTCCTCTGTCTTACGTCCTCCCTCACGACCGGTGTCAGCACTGcgctccccctcttcctccccctctctccccccttttctctgTGACTTGGAGGTGGATCTGGGACGGCCCgatccttcctccctccctcctcttcctcctcccactcctcctcctcctcctcaggtacACAGCATGACCACGCATGCCAGTCCACCACACTTCATCAACGTTTCCCACTTTGGACATGAGACAGATTCTCCCGGTCCCCgactttaa
- the LOC115542031 gene encoding transketolase isoform X1, with product MRCVVVTLTCVFLALSPPGEGCRSGEYEPAPGMCCPLCDKGSVVLRDCTDESSTNCRPCESGTYMDADNGRSQCMSCRPCIAEQGLGTQRECSRVRDSACSVLDGFYCQASNQESGCSLAEMHTRCTAGQTAAEPELPTCSRRNQDHGHGLRGLRDRVLLSRWNKLYSMEHRPRHPVIPSSRHRSQMEDYHKPDQQTVQALANIATRLRINSIKATTAAGSGHPTSCSSVAEIMSVLFFNTMKYRPEDPKNIHNDRFVLSKGHAAPILYAVWAETGYLKESELLNLRKVDSILEGHPVPKQQFVDVATGSLGQGLGAACGMAYTGKYFDKASYRVFCLLGDGEMSEGSVWEAMSFASYYQLDNLVAVLDINRLGQSDPTPLQHHTEKYQRRCEAFGWQAVVVDGHSVEELCKVLNQPRHQPLAIIAKTIKGKGISVAEDKLGWHGKPLPREVADGVLKELQSRIVSCSKRLYPAAPCEDAPAVSLRNVRMPSAPSYKLGEKVATRKAYGMALAKLGRYNQHVIALDGDTKNSTFAELFKNEHPDRYVECYIAEQNMVSVAVGCAARDRSVVFASTFATFFTRAYDQLRMAAISESNVNLCGSHCGVSIGEDGPSQMGLEDLAMFRAIPTATVFYPSDAVSTEKAMELAANTKGLCYIRTSRPENSVIYNSSEDFHVGQAKVVNKTNDDHVTVIGAGVTLHEAMAAAEQLKKERINVRVIDPFTIKPLDSKTIIDNAKATRGRIITVEDHYYEGGLGEAVCAAVVNETGFSVHRMAVAQVPRSGKPQELLRLFGIDRDAIAQAVRKVLSTSANNK from the exons ATGCGATGCGTCGTTGTGACCCTGACCTGCGTCTTCCTGG CCCTCAGCCCTCCTGGAGAAGGCTGTCGTTCTGGGGAGTATGAGCCCGCTCCTGGGATGTGCTGCCCACTGTGCGATAAAG GGAGTGTTGTGCTGCGAGACTGCACCGACGAGTCGAGTACCAACTGCAGGCCGTGTGAGAGTGGCACCTACATGGACGCAGACAACGGACGCAGCCAGTGTATGAGCTGTCGACCCTGTATCGCAG AACAAGGTCTGGGGACACAACGGGAGTGCTCCAGAGTGCGGGACTCAGCATGCAGCGTATTGGATGGCTTCTACTGCCAAGCGTCCAATCAGGAGTCAGGCTGCTCCCTGGCTGAGATGCACACTCGGTGCACAGCTGGCCAGACGGCGGCGGAGcctg AACTCCCAACGTGTTCTCGTAGGAACCAGGACCACGGACACGGTCTGCGAGGATTGCGAGACCGGGTTTTACTCTCCAGATGGAACAAACTGTACAGCATGGAACAT AGACCTCGTCATCCCGTCATCCCGTCATCCCGTCACCGCTCACAGATGGAGGACTACCACAAACCCGACCAGCAGACGGTGCAGGCGCTCGCCAACATCGCCACCCGGCTGCGGATCAACTCCATCAAGGCGACCACAGCGGCGGGAAGCGG TCACCCCACGTCATGCAGCAGTGTGGCGGAGATCATGTCGGTGCTGTTCTTCAACACCATGAAGTACCGCCCTGAAGACCCCAAGAACATCCACAACGACCGCTTCGTGCTgtccaag GGTCACGCCGCCCCCATCCTGTACGCGGTGTGGGCGGAGACGGGGTACCTGAAGGAGAGCGAGCTCCTGAACCTGAGGAAGGTGGACTCCATCCTGGAGGGACACCCCGTGCCG AAGCAGCAGTTTGTGGACGTTGCAACAGGATCTCTGGGTCAGGGGCTCGGAGCGGCTTGTGGAATGGCCTACACTGGGAAGTACTTCGACAAggccag ctaCCGTGTGTTCTGCCTGCTGGGCGACGGGGAGATGTCCGAGGGCTCCGTGTGGGAGGCCATGTCCTTCGCCTCGTACTACCAGCTGGACAACCTGGTGGCCGTCCTGGACATCAACCGGCTGGGCCAGAGCGACCCCACGCCCCTGCAGCACCACACGGAGAAGTACCAGCGCCGCTGCGAGGCCTtcgg GTGGCAGGCGGTGGTTGTCGACGGTCACAGCGTGGAGGAGCTCTGCAAGGTGCTGAACCAGCCGCGCCACCAGCCCCTCGCCATCATCGCCAAGACCATCAAGGGAAAGGGCATCTCCG tggcggaGGATAAGCTGGGCTGGCACGGGAAGCCCCTCCCCCGGGAGGTGGCGGACggcgtgctgaaggagctgcagAGCCGCATCGTGAGCTGCAGCAAGCGGCTCTACCCCGCGGCGCCCTGCGAGGACGCCCCCGCCGTCAGCCTGCGCAACGTCCGCATGCCCAGCGCACCCAGCTACAAGCTGGGGGAGaag GTCGCGACCAGGAAGGCGTACGGGATGGCGCTGGCCAAGCTGGGCCGCTACAACCAGCACGTCATCGCTCTGGACGGGGACACCAAGAACTCCACCTTCGCCGAGCTCTTCAAGAACGAGCACCCCGACCGCTACGTCGAGTGCTACATCGCCGAGCAGAACATG GTCAGCGTTGCCGTGGGCTGCGCCGCCCGTGACCGCAGCGTGGTGTTCGCCTCTACCTTCGCCACCTTCTTCACGCGGGCGTACGACCAGCTGCGCATGGCGGCCATCTCCGAGAGCAACGTCAACCTGTGTGGCTCGCACTGCGGCGTCTCCATCG GAGAGGACGGGCCCTCCCAGATGGGTCTGGAGGACCTGGCCATGTTCAGAGCCATCCCCACGGCAACGGTGTTCTACCCTAGCGACGCCGTGTCCACGGAGAAGGCCATGGAGCTCGCTGCCAACACAAAG GGCCTCTGTTACATCCGGACCAGCCGCCCCGAGAACAGCGTCATCTACAACAGCAGCGAGGACTTCCACGTCGGACAGGCCAAG GTCGTCAACAAGACCAACGATGACCACGTGACTGTGATCGGAGCGGGAGTGACCCTTCATGAGGCAATGGCCGCCGCAGAGCAACTgaagaaag AGAGGATCAACGTCCGTGTGATCGACCCGTTCACCATCAAGCCCCTGGACTCCAAGACCATCATCGACAACGCCAAGGCCACGCGAGGCCGCATCATCACCGTGGAGGACCACTACTACGAAG GGGGCCTCGGCGAGGCGGTGTGCGCGGCGGTGGTCAACGAGACGGGCTTCAGCGTGCACCGCATGGCCGTGGCCCAGGTGCCGCGCAGCGGGAAGCCCCAGGAGCTGCTGCGGCTCTTCGGCATCGACCGCGACGCCATCGCCCAGGCCGTCCGGAAGGTTCTCAGCACCTCCGCCAACAAcaagtag
- the LOC115542031 gene encoding transketolase isoform X3, whose translation MDADNGRSQCMSCRPCIAEQGLGTQRECSRVRDSACSVLDGFYCQASNQESGCSLAEMHTRCTAGQTAAEPELPTCSRRNQDHGHGLRGLRDRVLLSRWNKLYSMEHRPRHPVIPSSRHRSQMEDYHKPDQQTVQALANIATRLRINSIKATTAAGSGHPTSCSSVAEIMSVLFFNTMKYRPEDPKNIHNDRFVLSKGHAAPILYAVWAETGYLKESELLNLRKVDSILEGHPVPKQQFVDVATGSLGQGLGAACGMAYTGKYFDKASYRVFCLLGDGEMSEGSVWEAMSFASYYQLDNLVAVLDINRLGQSDPTPLQHHTEKYQRRCEAFGWQAVVVDGHSVEELCKVLNQPRHQPLAIIAKTIKGKGISVAEDKLGWHGKPLPREVADGVLKELQSRIVSCSKRLYPAAPCEDAPAVSLRNVRMPSAPSYKLGEKVATRKAYGMALAKLGRYNQHVIALDGDTKNSTFAELFKNEHPDRYVECYIAEQNMVSVAVGCAARDRSVVFASTFATFFTRAYDQLRMAAISESNVNLCGSHCGVSIGEDGPSQMGLEDLAMFRAIPTATVFYPSDAVSTEKAMELAANTKGLCYIRTSRPENSVIYNSSEDFHVGQAKVVNKTNDDHVTVIGAGVTLHEAMAAAEQLKKERINVRVIDPFTIKPLDSKTIIDNAKATRGRIITVEDHYYEGGLGEAVCAAVVNETGFSVHRMAVAQVPRSGKPQELLRLFGIDRDAIAQAVRKVLSTSANNK comes from the exons ATGGACGCAGACAACGGACGCAGCCAGTGTATGAGCTGTCGACCCTGTATCGCAG AACAAGGTCTGGGGACACAACGGGAGTGCTCCAGAGTGCGGGACTCAGCATGCAGCGTATTGGATGGCTTCTACTGCCAAGCGTCCAATCAGGAGTCAGGCTGCTCCCTGGCTGAGATGCACACTCGGTGCACAGCTGGCCAGACGGCGGCGGAGcctg AACTCCCAACGTGTTCTCGTAGGAACCAGGACCACGGACACGGTCTGCGAGGATTGCGAGACCGGGTTTTACTCTCCAGATGGAACAAACTGTACAGCATGGAACAT AGACCTCGTCATCCCGTCATCCCGTCATCCCGTCACCGCTCACAGATGGAGGACTACCACAAACCCGACCAGCAGACGGTGCAGGCGCTCGCCAACATCGCCACCCGGCTGCGGATCAACTCCATCAAGGCGACCACAGCGGCGGGAAGCGG TCACCCCACGTCATGCAGCAGTGTGGCGGAGATCATGTCGGTGCTGTTCTTCAACACCATGAAGTACCGCCCTGAAGACCCCAAGAACATCCACAACGACCGCTTCGTGCTgtccaag GGTCACGCCGCCCCCATCCTGTACGCGGTGTGGGCGGAGACGGGGTACCTGAAGGAGAGCGAGCTCCTGAACCTGAGGAAGGTGGACTCCATCCTGGAGGGACACCCCGTGCCG AAGCAGCAGTTTGTGGACGTTGCAACAGGATCTCTGGGTCAGGGGCTCGGAGCGGCTTGTGGAATGGCCTACACTGGGAAGTACTTCGACAAggccag ctaCCGTGTGTTCTGCCTGCTGGGCGACGGGGAGATGTCCGAGGGCTCCGTGTGGGAGGCCATGTCCTTCGCCTCGTACTACCAGCTGGACAACCTGGTGGCCGTCCTGGACATCAACCGGCTGGGCCAGAGCGACCCCACGCCCCTGCAGCACCACACGGAGAAGTACCAGCGCCGCTGCGAGGCCTtcgg GTGGCAGGCGGTGGTTGTCGACGGTCACAGCGTGGAGGAGCTCTGCAAGGTGCTGAACCAGCCGCGCCACCAGCCCCTCGCCATCATCGCCAAGACCATCAAGGGAAAGGGCATCTCCG tggcggaGGATAAGCTGGGCTGGCACGGGAAGCCCCTCCCCCGGGAGGTGGCGGACggcgtgctgaaggagctgcagAGCCGCATCGTGAGCTGCAGCAAGCGGCTCTACCCCGCGGCGCCCTGCGAGGACGCCCCCGCCGTCAGCCTGCGCAACGTCCGCATGCCCAGCGCACCCAGCTACAAGCTGGGGGAGaag GTCGCGACCAGGAAGGCGTACGGGATGGCGCTGGCCAAGCTGGGCCGCTACAACCAGCACGTCATCGCTCTGGACGGGGACACCAAGAACTCCACCTTCGCCGAGCTCTTCAAGAACGAGCACCCCGACCGCTACGTCGAGTGCTACATCGCCGAGCAGAACATG GTCAGCGTTGCCGTGGGCTGCGCCGCCCGTGACCGCAGCGTGGTGTTCGCCTCTACCTTCGCCACCTTCTTCACGCGGGCGTACGACCAGCTGCGCATGGCGGCCATCTCCGAGAGCAACGTCAACCTGTGTGGCTCGCACTGCGGCGTCTCCATCG GAGAGGACGGGCCCTCCCAGATGGGTCTGGAGGACCTGGCCATGTTCAGAGCCATCCCCACGGCAACGGTGTTCTACCCTAGCGACGCCGTGTCCACGGAGAAGGCCATGGAGCTCGCTGCCAACACAAAG GGCCTCTGTTACATCCGGACCAGCCGCCCCGAGAACAGCGTCATCTACAACAGCAGCGAGGACTTCCACGTCGGACAGGCCAAG GTCGTCAACAAGACCAACGATGACCACGTGACTGTGATCGGAGCGGGAGTGACCCTTCATGAGGCAATGGCCGCCGCAGAGCAACTgaagaaag AGAGGATCAACGTCCGTGTGATCGACCCGTTCACCATCAAGCCCCTGGACTCCAAGACCATCATCGACAACGCCAAGGCCACGCGAGGCCGCATCATCACCGTGGAGGACCACTACTACGAAG GGGGCCTCGGCGAGGCGGTGTGCGCGGCGGTGGTCAACGAGACGGGCTTCAGCGTGCACCGCATGGCCGTGGCCCAGGTGCCGCGCAGCGGGAAGCCCCAGGAGCTGCTGCGGCTCTTCGGCATCGACCGCGACGCCATCGCCCAGGCCGTCCGGAAGGTTCTCAGCACCTCCGCCAACAAcaagtag
- the LOC115542031 gene encoding transketolase isoform X5, whose translation MEDYHKPDQQTVQALANIATRLRINSIKATTAAGSGHPTSCSSVAEIMSVLFFNTMKYRPEDPKNIHNDRFVLSKGHAAPILYAVWAETGYLKESELLNLRKVDSILEGHPVPKQQFVDVATGSLGQGLGAACGMAYTGKYFDKASYRVFCLLGDGEMSEGSVWEAMSFASYYQLDNLVAVLDINRLGQSDPTPLQHHTEKYQRRCEAFGWQAVVVDGHSVEELCKVLNQPRHQPLAIIAKTIKGKGISVAEDKLGWHGKPLPREVADGVLKELQSRIVSCSKRLYPAAPCEDAPAVSLRNVRMPSAPSYKLGEKVATRKAYGMALAKLGRYNQHVIALDGDTKNSTFAELFKNEHPDRYVECYIAEQNMVSVAVGCAARDRSVVFASTFATFFTRAYDQLRMAAISESNVNLCGSHCGVSIGEDGPSQMGLEDLAMFRAIPTATVFYPSDAVSTEKAMELAANTKGLCYIRTSRPENSVIYNSSEDFHVGQAKVVNKTNDDHVTVIGAGVTLHEAMAAAEQLKKERINVRVIDPFTIKPLDSKTIIDNAKATRGRIITVEDHYYEGGLGEAVCAAVVNETGFSVHRMAVAQVPRSGKPQELLRLFGIDRDAIAQAVRKVLSTSANNK comes from the exons ATGGAGGACTACCACAAACCCGACCAGCAGACGGTGCAGGCGCTCGCCAACATCGCCACCCGGCTGCGGATCAACTCCATCAAGGCGACCACAGCGGCGGGAAGCGG TCACCCCACGTCATGCAGCAGTGTGGCGGAGATCATGTCGGTGCTGTTCTTCAACACCATGAAGTACCGCCCTGAAGACCCCAAGAACATCCACAACGACCGCTTCGTGCTgtccaag GGTCACGCCGCCCCCATCCTGTACGCGGTGTGGGCGGAGACGGGGTACCTGAAGGAGAGCGAGCTCCTGAACCTGAGGAAGGTGGACTCCATCCTGGAGGGACACCCCGTGCCG AAGCAGCAGTTTGTGGACGTTGCAACAGGATCTCTGGGTCAGGGGCTCGGAGCGGCTTGTGGAATGGCCTACACTGGGAAGTACTTCGACAAggccag ctaCCGTGTGTTCTGCCTGCTGGGCGACGGGGAGATGTCCGAGGGCTCCGTGTGGGAGGCCATGTCCTTCGCCTCGTACTACCAGCTGGACAACCTGGTGGCCGTCCTGGACATCAACCGGCTGGGCCAGAGCGACCCCACGCCCCTGCAGCACCACACGGAGAAGTACCAGCGCCGCTGCGAGGCCTtcgg GTGGCAGGCGGTGGTTGTCGACGGTCACAGCGTGGAGGAGCTCTGCAAGGTGCTGAACCAGCCGCGCCACCAGCCCCTCGCCATCATCGCCAAGACCATCAAGGGAAAGGGCATCTCCG tggcggaGGATAAGCTGGGCTGGCACGGGAAGCCCCTCCCCCGGGAGGTGGCGGACggcgtgctgaaggagctgcagAGCCGCATCGTGAGCTGCAGCAAGCGGCTCTACCCCGCGGCGCCCTGCGAGGACGCCCCCGCCGTCAGCCTGCGCAACGTCCGCATGCCCAGCGCACCCAGCTACAAGCTGGGGGAGaag GTCGCGACCAGGAAGGCGTACGGGATGGCGCTGGCCAAGCTGGGCCGCTACAACCAGCACGTCATCGCTCTGGACGGGGACACCAAGAACTCCACCTTCGCCGAGCTCTTCAAGAACGAGCACCCCGACCGCTACGTCGAGTGCTACATCGCCGAGCAGAACATG GTCAGCGTTGCCGTGGGCTGCGCCGCCCGTGACCGCAGCGTGGTGTTCGCCTCTACCTTCGCCACCTTCTTCACGCGGGCGTACGACCAGCTGCGCATGGCGGCCATCTCCGAGAGCAACGTCAACCTGTGTGGCTCGCACTGCGGCGTCTCCATCG GAGAGGACGGGCCCTCCCAGATGGGTCTGGAGGACCTGGCCATGTTCAGAGCCATCCCCACGGCAACGGTGTTCTACCCTAGCGACGCCGTGTCCACGGAGAAGGCCATGGAGCTCGCTGCCAACACAAAG GGCCTCTGTTACATCCGGACCAGCCGCCCCGAGAACAGCGTCATCTACAACAGCAGCGAGGACTTCCACGTCGGACAGGCCAAG GTCGTCAACAAGACCAACGATGACCACGTGACTGTGATCGGAGCGGGAGTGACCCTTCATGAGGCAATGGCCGCCGCAGAGCAACTgaagaaag AGAGGATCAACGTCCGTGTGATCGACCCGTTCACCATCAAGCCCCTGGACTCCAAGACCATCATCGACAACGCCAAGGCCACGCGAGGCCGCATCATCACCGTGGAGGACCACTACTACGAAG GGGGCCTCGGCGAGGCGGTGTGCGCGGCGGTGGTCAACGAGACGGGCTTCAGCGTGCACCGCATGGCCGTGGCCCAGGTGCCGCGCAGCGGGAAGCCCCAGGAGCTGCTGCGGCTCTTCGGCATCGACCGCGACGCCATCGCCCAGGCCGTCCGGAAGGTTCTCAGCACCTCCGCCAACAAcaagtag